In bacterium, one genomic interval encodes:
- a CDS encoding alpha/beta fold hydrolase gives MGVLPMGGRDLERPEYTLRVDEVGDDVPVLWIHHALGSFLPFVDPAFGAPAAAVAARGCRVIGFDLAGHGRSSALAEFPEDFLQRTVDDAVAVLESCGIGAAAAVVGVGFGAVVALRVAAATPRRVRCVVADSLPGLVASTPLEPWDGPAAPFDDGYDRRPAWLRFVAGLSGAGGLLPPGFRVDLPALMLTCGASGFGEMARVQHMARTIGGAKVAWAPAPAPPASLQAGSFFISEVEKFLAAYA, from the coding sequence ATGGGCGTGCTTCCAATGGGCGGGCGGGATCTCGAGCGGCCAGAATACACCCTCCGCGTGGACGAGGTCGGGGACGACGTGCCGGTGCTGTGGATCCACCACGCGCTCGGCTCGTTCCTCCCGTTCGTCGATCCGGCGTTCGGGGCCCCCGCGGCCGCGGTCGCCGCGCGCGGCTGCCGCGTGATCGGCTTCGACCTCGCCGGCCACGGCCGGTCCTCCGCCCTCGCGGAGTTCCCCGAGGACTTTCTCCAGCGCACGGTGGACGACGCGGTCGCCGTGCTCGAGTCGTGCGGCATCGGCGCGGCCGCGGCCGTCGTCGGCGTCGGGTTCGGCGCCGTCGTCGCGCTGCGCGTCGCCGCGGCGACGCCGCGGCGGGTCCGCTGCGTCGTCGCCGACTCGCTGCCCGGCTTGGTCGCCTCGACGCCGCTGGAGCCGTGGGACGGCCCGGCCGCCCCCTTCGACGACGGCTACGACCGGCGTCCGGCGTGGCTGCGCTTCGTCGCGGGACTGAGCGGCGCGGGGGGACTGCTGCCCCCCGGCTTCCGGGTGGACCTGCCCGCCCTGATGCTGACCTGCGGCGCGTCGGGATTCGGCGAGATGGCCCGCGTCCAGCACATGGCGCGGACGATCGGCGGGGCCAAGGTCGCGTGGGCGCCGGCCCCCGCCCCGCCCGCCTCGCTGCAAGCGGGGAGTTTCTTCATTTCCGAGGTGGAGAAGTTCCTCGCCGCCTACGCATAG
- a CDS encoding pyridoxal phosphate-dependent aminotransferase, translating to MTVARTIADQLSRSSWIRKMFEEGARLKAERGAENVFDFSLGNPEIEPPPCVLEAARRALDDPRPGRHAYMPNSGFPAVRQRLAERLAAATGVPFEGRNIVMTVGAGGALNVLFKAILDPGDEVIVLAPYFVEYGFYVGNHGGKLVVADTTRDFQPDIEKIRAAVTPRTKAILVNSPNNPTGVIYSAETFRALDALIKSLDHDVLLVSDEPYKALVFDDVKPPEVPAYVDNVVVATSWSKTLALPGERIGYLAVSPRIADADKLADACTFAIRVLGFVNAPAIWQWVAAEVGDQSIDVAPYREKSGILYRGLTEIGYRCVRPQGAFYLFPETPIADDVAFVRMLVDEGVLTVPGTGFGRPGHMRLSITVPKKTVEGALPGLERAFRRARG from the coding sequence ATGACTGTCGCCCGCACGATCGCCGACCAACTCTCGCGCTCTTCGTGGATCCGGAAGATGTTCGAAGAAGGCGCCCGGCTGAAGGCCGAGCGGGGCGCGGAGAACGTCTTCGACTTCAGCCTCGGCAACCCCGAGATCGAGCCGCCGCCGTGCGTGCTCGAGGCCGCGCGCCGCGCGCTCGACGACCCGCGCCCGGGCCGGCACGCCTACATGCCGAACTCCGGCTTCCCCGCGGTGCGGCAGCGTCTGGCCGAGCGTCTCGCGGCGGCCACGGGCGTTCCGTTCGAGGGGCGGAACATCGTGATGACGGTCGGCGCCGGCGGGGCGCTCAACGTCCTCTTCAAGGCGATCCTCGACCCCGGCGACGAGGTCATCGTCTTGGCCCCGTACTTCGTCGAGTACGGCTTCTACGTCGGCAACCACGGCGGGAAGCTGGTCGTCGCGGACACCACCCGCGACTTCCAGCCGGACATCGAGAAGATCCGCGCCGCGGTCACGCCGCGGACGAAGGCGATCCTCGTCAACTCGCCGAACAACCCCACCGGCGTGATCTACTCCGCCGAGACGTTCCGGGCGCTCGACGCGCTGATCAAGAGCCTCGACCACGACGTCCTGCTGGTCAGCGACGAGCCGTACAAGGCGCTGGTCTTCGACGACGTGAAGCCGCCCGAGGTCCCGGCGTACGTGGACAACGTCGTCGTCGCCACGTCGTGGTCGAAGACGCTGGCGCTCCCCGGCGAGCGGATCGGCTATCTCGCCGTCTCGCCGCGCATCGCCGACGCCGACAAGCTCGCCGACGCCTGCACCTTCGCCATCCGCGTCCTCGGCTTCGTCAACGCCCCGGCGATCTGGCAGTGGGTCGCGGCGGAGGTCGGCGACCAGTCGATCGACGTCGCCCCCTACCGCGAGAAGAGCGGGATCCTCTACCGCGGCCTGACCGAGATCGGCTACCGCTGCGTGCGGCCGCAGGGGGCGTTCTACCTCTTCCCCGAGACGCCGATCGCCGACGACGTGGCGTTCGTGCGGATGCTCGTGGACGAGGGGGTGCTCACCGTTCCGGGGACCGGCTTCGGCCGCCCGGGCCACATGCGCCTCTCGATCACCGTGCCGAAGAAGACCGTCGAAGGGGCGCTTCCGGGCTTGGAACGGGCGTTCCGGCGCGCGCGGGGCTGA